A window of Bos taurus isolate L1 Dominette 01449 registration number 42190680 breed Hereford chromosome 19, ARS-UCD2.0, whole genome shotgun sequence contains these coding sequences:
- the H3-3B gene encoding histone H3.3: protein MARTKQTARKSTGGKAPRKQLATKAARKSAPSTGGVKKPHRYRPGTVALREIRRYQKSTELLIRKLPFQRLVREIAQDFKTDLRFQSAAIGALQEASEAYLVGLFEDTNLCAIHAKRVTIMPKDIQLARRIRGERA, encoded by the exons ATGGCTCGAACCAAGCAGACTGCTCGTAAGTCAACGGGTGGGAAAGCGCCCCGCAAGCAGCTGGCCACCAAAGCGGCCAGGAAAAGCGCCCCCTCTACTGGCGGGGTGAAAAAACCTCATCGCTACAG GCCCGGGACTGTTGCGCTTCGAGAAATCCGTCGTTACCAGAAATCCACCGAGCTTCTGATCCGGAAACTGCCTTTCCAGAGGTTGGTGAGGGAGATCGCCCAGGATTTCAAAACCGACTTGAGGTTCCAGAGTGCCGCCATCGGTGCGCTGCAG GAGGCTAGCGAAGCGTATCTGGTGGGTTTGTTTGAAGATACTAATCTGTGTGCCATCCACGCTAAGAGAGTCACCATCATGCCCAAAGACATCCAGTTGGCTCGCCGGATACGGGGAGAGAGAGCTTAA
- the GALK1 gene encoding galactokinase (The RefSeq protein has 1 substitution compared to this genomic sequence), with translation MAASEQPQAGELLAKARRAFLEEFGAEPELAVSAPGRVNLIGEHTDYNRGLVLPMALELVTVLVGSPRVDGLVSLLTTSEDADEPRRLQFPLPTSQRPLEPGTPHWANYVKGVIQHYPAAPLPGFSAVVVSSVPLGDGLSSSASLEVATYTFLQQLCPDSGTIAARAQVCQRAEHSFAGVPCGIMDQLIALLGQRGHALLIDCRSLETSLVPLSDPKLAVLITNSNVRHSLGSSEYPLRRRQCEEVARALGKESLREVQLEELEAGRDLMSTEAFRRARHVVGEIQRTAQAAAALRRGDYRAFGRLMVESHHSLRDDYEVSCPELDQLVEAALSAPGVYGSRMTGGGFGGCTVTLLEASAAPRVMQHIQEQYHGTATFYLSQAADGAKVLHF, from the exons ATGGCCGCTTCGGAGCAGCCCCAGGCCGGGGAGCTGCTGGCCAAGGCCCGGAGAGCCTTCCTGGAGGAGTTCGGAGCTGAGCCCGAGCTAGCCGTGTCGGCCCCGGGCCGCGTCAACCTCATCGGGGAACACACGGACTACAACCGGGGCCTGGTGTTGCCCATG GCCCTGGAGCTTGTGACAGTGCTGGTGGGCAGCCCCCGCGTGGATGGGCTTGTTTCCCTCCTCACTACCTCTGAGGATGCTGATGAGCCCCGGCGGCTGCAGTTTCCTCTGCCCACAAGCCAGCGGCCACTGGAGCCTGGGACCCCTCACTGGGCCAACTATGTCAAGGGAGTGATTCAGCACTACCCAG CTGCCCCCCTCCCTGGCTTCAGCGCAGTGGTGGTCAGCTCTGTGCCCCTGGGGGGTGGGCTGTCCAGCTCGGCGTCCCTGGAAGTGGCCACGTATACTTTCCTACAGCAGCTCTGCCCAG ACTCGGGGACAATAGCTGCCCGGGCCCAGGTGTGTCAGCGGGCCGAGCACAGCTTCGCAGGGGTGCCCTGTGGCATCATGGACCAGCTCATCGCACTGCTGGGGCAGAGAGGCCACGCGCTGCTCATTGACTGCAG GTCCCTGGAGACAAGCCTGGTGCCGCTGTCGGACCCCAAGCTGGCCGtgctcatcaccaactccaacGTTCGCCATTCCCTGGGCTCCAGCGAGTATCCCCTGCGGCGGCGCCAGTGTGAAGAGGTGGCCCGGGCGCTGGGCAAGGAGAGCCTTCGGGAGGTACagctggaggagctggagg CTGGCCGGGACCTGATGAGCACGGAGGCCTTCCGGCGGGCGCGGCACGTGGTGGGCGAGATCCAGCGAACGGCCCAGGCGGCGGCCGCCCTGCGCCGCGGCGACTACAGAGCCTTCGGCCGCCTCATGGTGGAGAGTCACCACTCGCTCAG AGACGACTATGAGGTGAGCTGCCCGGAGCTGGATCAGCTGGTGGAGGCCGCGCTCTCTGCTCCTGGGGTTTACGGCAGCCGCATGACAGGCGGTGGCTTCGGGGGCTGCACGGTGACCCTGCTGGAGGCCTCTGCCGCTCCTCGGGTGATGCAGCACATCCAG GAGCAGTACCATGGGACGGCCACCTTCTACCTCTCCCAGGCGGCTGATGGCGCCAAGGTGCTGCACTTCTGA